A window from Dunckerocampus dactyliophorus isolate RoL2022-P2 chromosome 15, RoL_Ddac_1.1, whole genome shotgun sequence encodes these proteins:
- the ada2b gene encoding adenosine deaminase 2-A isoform X1, which produces MPVVRMAMAPSLHQAVTLLWFLTAAVGMPDPIKRDQLIAQEASRQTGGKVALTPVERKLDAKLRQMKEREMWADPFPPALHFFKAKPLIQRSSIFKLLQNMPKGAALHIHSSSLVSVEWLVKNVTYRPHCYVCFTWDNSVRFVFSQRQPFPRWDCFYWQLLHTLRAKNGDPASFDASLMQHLTLITEDPDGEYPNQDAVWEKFEKAFIATAGLVSHAPVLRDYIFQGLQELHQDNVMYLELRSGLSRVCVSSSSSTCCSFLNLLYTFYFILYCQAYELDGTIHDKMWTLRTFQEVTNKFVKDHPDFLGARLILSVHRAWSASEVKAAVKEAIELQKEFPDVVAGFDLVGREDSRRPLWYFRDALSLPDQLGVTLPYFFHAGETDEEGTEVDQNILDALLFNTSRIGHGYALARHPLAKELSRKRNVAVELCPISNQVLKLISDLRNHPAGVLMSEGHPMVISSDDPSMFGNTGLAYDFFQAFMGIGGLKANLGTLKELALNSIRYSSLPDHLKDAGQAMWQKKWDTFISAHL; this is translated from the exons ATGCCAGTGGTACGGATGGCCATGGCCCCCTCACTCCACCAAGCAGTGACCCTCCTGTGGTTCTTGACGGCGGCTGTCGGGATGCCAGACCCGATCAAGCGGGACCAGCTGATTGCCCAGGAGGCCTCCAGGCAGACGGGCGGCAAGGTGGCGCTCACCCCGGTCGAGCGTAAGCTGGATGCCAAGCTTCGCCAAATGAAGGAGCGAGAGATGTGGGCTGACCCCTTTCCCCCTGCCCTGCACTTCTTCAAGGCTAAGCCTCTCATCCAGAGAAGCTCCATCTTCAAGTTGCTGCAGAACATGCCCAAAG GCGCCGCCCTCCACATCCACAGCTCCTCCCTTGTGAGCGTGGAGTGGCTGGTGAAGAACGTGACGTACCGTCCGCACTGCTACGTCTGCTTCACGTGGGACAACTCGGTGCGCTTTGTCTTCTCTCAGCGACAGCCTTTCCCCCGCTGGGACTGCTTCTACTGGCAGCTGCTGCACACCCTGCGGGCCAAGAACGGAGACCCGGCGAGCTTTGACGCCAG CTTGATGCAGCACCTGACGCTGATCACGGAAGACCCAGATGGCGAGTACCCAAACCAGGACGCCGTGTGGGAGAAGTTTGAGAAGGCCTTCATTGCCACGGCAGGCCTGGTGAGCCACGCCCCCGTGCTGAGGGACTACATCTTTCAAGGCCTTCAGGAGCTCCACCAGGACAACGTCATGTATCTGGAGCTGCGCAGCGGTCTTTCCAGGGTTTGTGTGTCGTCGTCCTCCTCGACCTGCTGTAGTTTTTTAAATCTGCTGTAcaccttttattttattttgtattgtcagGCGTATGAGCTGGACGGAACGATTCACGACAAGATGTGGACGCTGAGGACCTTTCAGGAAGTCACAAACAAATTTGTCAAAGATCATCCGGACTTTCTCGGGGCTCGCCTCATCCTATCCGTGCACAG GGCTTGGAGTGCATCTGAGGTGAAAGCGGCTGTGAAGGAGGCCATTGAGCTGCAGAAGGAGTTCCCTGATGTGGTTGCAGGATTTGACCTG GTGGGCAGGGAGGATAGCCGCAGGCCGCTATGGTACTTCCGGGACGCTCTTTCCCTGCCTGATCAACTAGGCGTCACGCTGCCATACTTCTTTCACGCTGGAGAGACCG ACGAGGAGGGCACCGAGGTGGATCAGAACATCCTGGACGCGCTCCTGTTCAACACCAGCCGCATCGGGCACGGATACGCCCTGGCACGCCACCCGCTCGCTAAAGAGCTCTCTAGGAAAAGGAACGTGGCGGTGGAACTGTGCCCCATCTCAAACCAG GTGCTGAAGCTGATCTCGGACCTGCGGAACCACCCTGCGGGGGTGCTCATGTCCGAGGGCCACCCGATGGTGATCAGCTCAGACGACCCGTCCATGTTCGGCAACACGGGCCTGGCCTACGACTTCTTTCAAGCCTTCATGGGCATCGGTGGCCTGAAAGCAAACCTGGGCACCCTGAAAGAACTGGCCCTCAACTCCATCAG GTACAGCTCGCTGCCAGACCACCTTAAGGACGCGGGTCAGGCCATGTGGCAGAAGAAATGGGACACATTCATTTCGGCTCACCTTTGA
- the ada2b gene encoding adenosine deaminase 2-A isoform X2 — protein sequence MPVVRMAMAPSLHQAVTLLWFLTAAVGMPDPIKRDQLIAQEASRQTGGKVALTPVERKLDAKLRQMKEREMWADPFPPALHFFKAKPLIQRSSIFKLLQNMPKGAALHIHSSSLVSVEWLVKNVTYRPHCYVCFTWDNSVRFVFSQRQPFPRWDCFYWQLLHTLRAKNGDPASFDASLMQHLTLITEDPDGEYPNQDAVWEKFEKAFIATAGLVSHAPVLRDYIFQGLQELHQDNVMYLELRSGLSRVCVSSSSSTCCSFLNLLYTFYFILYCQAYELDGTIHDKMWTLRTFQEVTNKFVKDHPDFLGARLILSVHRAWSASEVKAAVKEAIELQKEFPDVVAGFDLVGREDSRRPLWYFRDALSLPDQLGVTLPYFFHAGETDEEGTEVDQNILDALLFNTSRIGHGYALARHPLAKELSRKRNVAVELCPISNQVLKLISDLRNHPAGVLMSEGHPMVISSDDPSMFGNTGLAYDFFQAFMGIGGLKANLGTLKELALNSISSLPDHLKDAGQAMWQKKWDTFISAHL from the exons ATGCCAGTGGTACGGATGGCCATGGCCCCCTCACTCCACCAAGCAGTGACCCTCCTGTGGTTCTTGACGGCGGCTGTCGGGATGCCAGACCCGATCAAGCGGGACCAGCTGATTGCCCAGGAGGCCTCCAGGCAGACGGGCGGCAAGGTGGCGCTCACCCCGGTCGAGCGTAAGCTGGATGCCAAGCTTCGCCAAATGAAGGAGCGAGAGATGTGGGCTGACCCCTTTCCCCCTGCCCTGCACTTCTTCAAGGCTAAGCCTCTCATCCAGAGAAGCTCCATCTTCAAGTTGCTGCAGAACATGCCCAAAG GCGCCGCCCTCCACATCCACAGCTCCTCCCTTGTGAGCGTGGAGTGGCTGGTGAAGAACGTGACGTACCGTCCGCACTGCTACGTCTGCTTCACGTGGGACAACTCGGTGCGCTTTGTCTTCTCTCAGCGACAGCCTTTCCCCCGCTGGGACTGCTTCTACTGGCAGCTGCTGCACACCCTGCGGGCCAAGAACGGAGACCCGGCGAGCTTTGACGCCAG CTTGATGCAGCACCTGACGCTGATCACGGAAGACCCAGATGGCGAGTACCCAAACCAGGACGCCGTGTGGGAGAAGTTTGAGAAGGCCTTCATTGCCACGGCAGGCCTGGTGAGCCACGCCCCCGTGCTGAGGGACTACATCTTTCAAGGCCTTCAGGAGCTCCACCAGGACAACGTCATGTATCTGGAGCTGCGCAGCGGTCTTTCCAGGGTTTGTGTGTCGTCGTCCTCCTCGACCTGCTGTAGTTTTTTAAATCTGCTGTAcaccttttattttattttgtattgtcagGCGTATGAGCTGGACGGAACGATTCACGACAAGATGTGGACGCTGAGGACCTTTCAGGAAGTCACAAACAAATTTGTCAAAGATCATCCGGACTTTCTCGGGGCTCGCCTCATCCTATCCGTGCACAG GGCTTGGAGTGCATCTGAGGTGAAAGCGGCTGTGAAGGAGGCCATTGAGCTGCAGAAGGAGTTCCCTGATGTGGTTGCAGGATTTGACCTG GTGGGCAGGGAGGATAGCCGCAGGCCGCTATGGTACTTCCGGGACGCTCTTTCCCTGCCTGATCAACTAGGCGTCACGCTGCCATACTTCTTTCACGCTGGAGAGACCG ACGAGGAGGGCACCGAGGTGGATCAGAACATCCTGGACGCGCTCCTGTTCAACACCAGCCGCATCGGGCACGGATACGCCCTGGCACGCCACCCGCTCGCTAAAGAGCTCTCTAGGAAAAGGAACGTGGCGGTGGAACTGTGCCCCATCTCAAACCAG GTGCTGAAGCTGATCTCGGACCTGCGGAACCACCCTGCGGGGGTGCTCATGTCCGAGGGCCACCCGATGGTGATCAGCTCAGACGACCCGTCCATGTTCGGCAACACGGGCCTGGCCTACGACTTCTTTCAAGCCTTCATGGGCATCGGTGGCCTGAAAGCAAACCTGGGCACCCTGAAAGAACTGGCCCTCAACTCCATCAG CTCGCTGCCAGACCACCTTAAGGACGCGGGTCAGGCCATGTGGCAGAAGAAATGGGACACATTCATTTCGGCTCACCTTTGA
- the ada2b gene encoding adenosine deaminase 2-A isoform X3, which yields MPVVRMAMAPSLHQAVTLLWFLTAAVGMPDPIKRDQLIAQEASRQTGGKVALTPVERKLDAKLRQMKEREMWADPFPPALHFFKAKPLIQRSSIFKLLQNMPKGAALHIHSSSLVSVEWLVKNVTYRPHCYVCFTWDNSVRFVFSQRQPFPRWDCFYWQLLHTLRAKNGDPASFDASLMQHLTLITEDPDGEYPNQDAVWEKFEKAFIATAGLVSHAPVLRDYIFQGLQELHQDNVMYLELRSGLSRAYELDGTIHDKMWTLRTFQEVTNKFVKDHPDFLGARLILSVHRAWSASEVKAAVKEAIELQKEFPDVVAGFDLVGREDSRRPLWYFRDALSLPDQLGVTLPYFFHAGETDEEGTEVDQNILDALLFNTSRIGHGYALARHPLAKELSRKRNVAVELCPISNQVLKLISDLRNHPAGVLMSEGHPMVISSDDPSMFGNTGLAYDFFQAFMGIGGLKANLGTLKELALNSIRYSSLPDHLKDAGQAMWQKKWDTFISAHL from the exons ATGCCAGTGGTACGGATGGCCATGGCCCCCTCACTCCACCAAGCAGTGACCCTCCTGTGGTTCTTGACGGCGGCTGTCGGGATGCCAGACCCGATCAAGCGGGACCAGCTGATTGCCCAGGAGGCCTCCAGGCAGACGGGCGGCAAGGTGGCGCTCACCCCGGTCGAGCGTAAGCTGGATGCCAAGCTTCGCCAAATGAAGGAGCGAGAGATGTGGGCTGACCCCTTTCCCCCTGCCCTGCACTTCTTCAAGGCTAAGCCTCTCATCCAGAGAAGCTCCATCTTCAAGTTGCTGCAGAACATGCCCAAAG GCGCCGCCCTCCACATCCACAGCTCCTCCCTTGTGAGCGTGGAGTGGCTGGTGAAGAACGTGACGTACCGTCCGCACTGCTACGTCTGCTTCACGTGGGACAACTCGGTGCGCTTTGTCTTCTCTCAGCGACAGCCTTTCCCCCGCTGGGACTGCTTCTACTGGCAGCTGCTGCACACCCTGCGGGCCAAGAACGGAGACCCGGCGAGCTTTGACGCCAG CTTGATGCAGCACCTGACGCTGATCACGGAAGACCCAGATGGCGAGTACCCAAACCAGGACGCCGTGTGGGAGAAGTTTGAGAAGGCCTTCATTGCCACGGCAGGCCTGGTGAGCCACGCCCCCGTGCTGAGGGACTACATCTTTCAAGGCCTTCAGGAGCTCCACCAGGACAACGTCATGTATCTGGAGCTGCGCAGCGGTCTTTCCAGG GCGTATGAGCTGGACGGAACGATTCACGACAAGATGTGGACGCTGAGGACCTTTCAGGAAGTCACAAACAAATTTGTCAAAGATCATCCGGACTTTCTCGGGGCTCGCCTCATCCTATCCGTGCACAG GGCTTGGAGTGCATCTGAGGTGAAAGCGGCTGTGAAGGAGGCCATTGAGCTGCAGAAGGAGTTCCCTGATGTGGTTGCAGGATTTGACCTG GTGGGCAGGGAGGATAGCCGCAGGCCGCTATGGTACTTCCGGGACGCTCTTTCCCTGCCTGATCAACTAGGCGTCACGCTGCCATACTTCTTTCACGCTGGAGAGACCG ACGAGGAGGGCACCGAGGTGGATCAGAACATCCTGGACGCGCTCCTGTTCAACACCAGCCGCATCGGGCACGGATACGCCCTGGCACGCCACCCGCTCGCTAAAGAGCTCTCTAGGAAAAGGAACGTGGCGGTGGAACTGTGCCCCATCTCAAACCAG GTGCTGAAGCTGATCTCGGACCTGCGGAACCACCCTGCGGGGGTGCTCATGTCCGAGGGCCACCCGATGGTGATCAGCTCAGACGACCCGTCCATGTTCGGCAACACGGGCCTGGCCTACGACTTCTTTCAAGCCTTCATGGGCATCGGTGGCCTGAAAGCAAACCTGGGCACCCTGAAAGAACTGGCCCTCAACTCCATCAG GTACAGCTCGCTGCCAGACCACCTTAAGGACGCGGGTCAGGCCATGTGGCAGAAGAAATGGGACACATTCATTTCGGCTCACCTTTGA